A single genomic interval of Festucalex cinctus isolate MCC-2025b chromosome 16, RoL_Fcin_1.0, whole genome shotgun sequence harbors:
- the atxn10 gene encoding ataxin-10: protein MAATLNSDDISPSIARILNEKHRPEHLEALKAFTSALRDQEYRDVVGREAFSTLLKVLSRLSDELQAANGFDQDLKAVSLQLQLAAECFRALRNACVQSAHNQNILRELGFVDISIHILRFLHANSKSGDGIFESLRCGIQFLGNLSVGNQMCKDDIWRLTFPALLVQLLNVADEKTVSYASMVLHTCLDENKVEEVAELQNIQLVLRVMELCRTQPELDWTVLIATQHFLKSSALVENMYSAMSPCERLTLLELISAQLSGGESLDNGIPPGVARFLASSFQKCCGSVLSLATGSASSDEVLQEALTVISLLDVLCEMTSHQGQFIFLQDHPDLLVTTIELLKQVHTIGKSSKNIFSSAQNFDALVDVETDLSSQSPVVSFKAHLIRLVANLCYTHYNNQNKVRELEGIPLILDNCRMDSNNPFISQWSILAIRNLFDHNPKNQELLASLERRGDADYSALKDLGFRIEERDGSLLLRPTHKDV, encoded by the exons ATGGCAGCTACTCTCAACTCAGATGACATTTCACCGTCTATTGCGCGtattttgaatgaaaaacacCGCCCCGAACACTTGGAGGCTCTCAAAGCGTTTACGAGCGCGCTACGGGACCAGGAATACAG GGATGTTGTGGGCAGAGAGGCTTTCTCCACTCTTTTGAAGGTCTTATCCCGACTAAGCGATGAACTCCAAGCTGCCAACGGCTTCGATCAGGACCTGAAAGCCGTCAGCTTGCAGCTGCAGCTTGCCGCAGAATGCTTCCGGGCGCTGAGAAACGCCTGCGTGCAAAGTGCTCACAACCAGAACATCCTCAG GGAACTTGGTTTTGTTGATATTTCCATTCACATCCTGAGATTCCTTCACGCAAATTCAAAGAGCGGGGATGGCATTTTTGAGT CTCTGCGTTGCGGGATCCAGTTTCTTGGTAATCTATCCGTGGGGAACCAAATGTGTAAAGATGACATTTGGCGGCTGACTTTTCCAGCTCTACTCGT GCAGCTGCTCAATGTGGCCGATGAGAAGACAGTGAGCTACGCCTCCATGGTGCTCCACACGTGCCTGGATGAAAACAAGGTGGAAGAAGTGGCTGAGCTGCAGAACATCCAGCTGGTGCTCAGGGTGATGGAGCTCTGCCGAACCCAACCTGAGCTGGACTGGAC GGTGCTTATTGCAACTCAGCATTTTCTCAAGTCTTCAGCTCTGGTTGAAAACATGTACTCTGCAATGTCTCCCTGTGAAAG GCTTACGCTCTTAGAGCTGATCTCTGCCCAGCTCAGTGGCGGCGAGTCACTGGATAATGGCATCCCTCCTGGCGTGGCCCGTTTCCTCGCATCCTCCTTCCAGAAATGTTGTGGATCCGTGCTGAGCCTCGCCACCGGCTCTGCCTCCAGTGATGAG GTCCTGCAGGAGGCGCTGACGGTGATCAGTCTACTTGATGTGCtgtgcgagatgacgtcacaccAAGGGCAGTTCATATTCCTACAGGACCATCCGGACCTCCTGGTGACGACCATAG AGCTCCTGAAGCAAGTTCACACCATCGGAAAGAGCAGTAAGAACATCTTCAGCTCGGCTCAGAATTTTGACGCCCTGGTCGACGTGGAGACTGACCTGTCCAGCCAATCCCCCGTCGTCAGCTTCAAGGCTCACCTCATCAGGCTTGTTGCAAACTTGTGCTACACCCACTACAATAACCAGAACAAG GTGAGAGAACTGGAAGGCATCCCACTCATTCTGGACAACTGCAGAATGGACAGCAACAACCCCT TCATCAGCCAGTGGTCCATTTTAGCCATTCGGAACCTCTTTGATCACAACCCGAAGAACCAGGAGCTGCTGGCGTCCCTGGAGCGCCGCGGCGACGCCGACTATTCTGCGCTCAAGGACTTGGGCTTTCGCATCGAGGAGCGGGATGGCAGCTTGTTGCTCAGACCCACGCACAAGGATGTGTAA
- the wnt7ba gene encoding protein Wnt-7b isoform X4, translating into MLIISSRSALLSVYYPQIFLILTSGSYLCVSASRTLSSVVALGANIICNKIPGLAPRQRALCQSRPDAIIVIGEGAQLGINECQYQFRYGRWNCSALGERTVFGQELRVGSREAAFTYAITAAGVAHAVTTACSQGNLSQCGCDREKQGYHHREEGWKWGGCSADVKYGVEFSRRFVDAREIKKNARRLMNLHNNEAGRKILEEKMKLECKCHGVSGSCTTKTCWITLPKFREIGYLLKERYGAAVQVEPVHASRLRQPSFLRLKEGRGYQKPTDTDLVYLERSPNYCEEDKATGSTGTRGRLCNGTSAHVDGCKVMCCGRGYDTHHYTRVWQCHCKFHWCCVVKCNTCRQQM; encoded by the exons ATGCTCATCATCTCGTCTCGCAGCGCGCTGCTGTCCGTCTACTATCCGCAGATCTTCCTCATCCTCACCAGCGGTAGCTACCT GTGTGTGTCTGCATCCAGGACGTTGTCATCCGTGGTAGCTCTGGGCGCCAACATCATCTGCAACAAGATACCGGGCCTGGCACCCCGTCAGCGTGCCCTCTGTCAGAGCCGACCGGACGCCATCATCGTCATCGGGGAAGGCGCCCAGCTGGGCATCAACGAGTGCCAGTACCAATTCCGGTACGGGCGCTGGAACTGCTCGGCCCTGGGCGAGAGGACTGTCTTCGGACAAGAGCTGAGAGTAG GTAGCCGGGAGGCGGCCTTCACGTATGCCATCACAGCTGCAGGCGTGGCACATGCGGTGACCACGGCGTGTAGTCAGGGCAACCTGAGCCAGTGCGGCTGCGACCGCGAGAAGCAGGGCTACCACCACCGCGAGGAGGGCTGGAAATGGGGCGGCTGCTCGGCCGACGTCAAGTACGGCGTGGAGTTCTCGCGCCGCTTCGTGGATGCCCGCGAGATCAAGAAAAATGCCCGGCGCCTAATGAACCTGCACAACAATGAGGCAGGGCGGAAG ATCCTGGAAGAGAAGATGAAGCTGGAGTGCAAGTGCCACGGAGTTTCGGGTTCCTGCACCACAAAAACCTGCTGGATTACCCTGCCCAAATTCCGAGAGATTGGTTACCTGCTAAAGGAACGATACGGCGCCGCCGTTCAAGTGGAGCCGGTCCACGCCTCCCGCCTCCGCCAGCCTTCCTTTCTACGCCTGAAAGAAGGCCGGGGCTACCAGAAGCCCACTGACACCGACCTGGTGTACCTGGAGCGCTCGCCCAACTACTGCGAGGAGGACAAGGCCACGGGGAGCACGGGCACGCGGGGTCGACTCTGCAATGGCACGTCGGCACACGTGGACGGTTGCAAGGTGATGTGTTGCGGCCGGGGCTACGACACGCACCACTACACGCGGGTCTGGCAGTGCCACTGCAAGTTCCACTGGTGCTGCGTGGTCAAGTGCAACACCTGCA GACAGCAGATGTAA
- the wnt7ba gene encoding protein Wnt-7b isoform X1, producing MLIISSRSALLSVYYPQIFLILTSGSYLCVSASRTLSSVVALGANIICNKIPGLAPRQRALCQSRPDAIIVIGEGAQLGINECQYQFRYGRWNCSALGERTVFGQELRVGSREAAFTYAITAAGVAHAVTTACSQGNLSQCGCDREKQGYHHREEGWKWGGCSADVKYGVEFSRRFVDAREIKKNARRLMNLHNNEAGRKILEEKMKLECKCHGVSGSCTTKTCWITLPKFREIGYLLKERYGAAVQVEPVHASRLRQPSFLRLKEGRGYQKPTDTDLVYLERSPNYCEEDKATGSTGTRGRLCNGTSAHVDGCKVMCCGRGYDTHHYTRVWQCHCKFHWCCVVKCNTCSEKSQVFTCK from the exons ATGCTCATCATCTCGTCTCGCAGCGCGCTGCTGTCCGTCTACTATCCGCAGATCTTCCTCATCCTCACCAGCGGTAGCTACCT GTGTGTGTCTGCATCCAGGACGTTGTCATCCGTGGTAGCTCTGGGCGCCAACATCATCTGCAACAAGATACCGGGCCTGGCACCCCGTCAGCGTGCCCTCTGTCAGAGCCGACCGGACGCCATCATCGTCATCGGGGAAGGCGCCCAGCTGGGCATCAACGAGTGCCAGTACCAATTCCGGTACGGGCGCTGGAACTGCTCGGCCCTGGGCGAGAGGACTGTCTTCGGACAAGAGCTGAGAGTAG GTAGCCGGGAGGCGGCCTTCACGTATGCCATCACAGCTGCAGGCGTGGCACATGCGGTGACCACGGCGTGTAGTCAGGGCAACCTGAGCCAGTGCGGCTGCGACCGCGAGAAGCAGGGCTACCACCACCGCGAGGAGGGCTGGAAATGGGGCGGCTGCTCGGCCGACGTCAAGTACGGCGTGGAGTTCTCGCGCCGCTTCGTGGATGCCCGCGAGATCAAGAAAAATGCCCGGCGCCTAATGAACCTGCACAACAATGAGGCAGGGCGGAAG ATCCTGGAAGAGAAGATGAAGCTGGAGTGCAAGTGCCACGGAGTTTCGGGTTCCTGCACCACAAAAACCTGCTGGATTACCCTGCCCAAATTCCGAGAGATTGGTTACCTGCTAAAGGAACGATACGGCGCCGCCGTTCAAGTGGAGCCGGTCCACGCCTCCCGCCTCCGCCAGCCTTCCTTTCTACGCCTGAAAGAAGGCCGGGGCTACCAGAAGCCCACTGACACCGACCTGGTGTACCTGGAGCGCTCGCCCAACTACTGCGAGGAGGACAAGGCCACGGGGAGCACGGGCACGCGGGGTCGACTCTGCAATGGCACGTCGGCACACGTGGACGGTTGCAAGGTGATGTGTTGCGGCCGGGGCTACGACACGCACCACTACACGCGGGTCTGGCAGTGCCACTGCAAGTTCCACTGGTGCTGCGTGGTCAAGTGCAACACCTGCAGTGAGAAATCGCAAGTTTTTACCTGCAAGTAG
- the wnt7ba gene encoding protein Wnt-7b isoform X2, producing the protein MLIISSRSALLSVYYPQIFLILTSGSYLTLSSVVALGANIICNKIPGLAPRQRALCQSRPDAIIVIGEGAQLGINECQYQFRYGRWNCSALGERTVFGQELRVGSREAAFTYAITAAGVAHAVTTACSQGNLSQCGCDREKQGYHHREEGWKWGGCSADVKYGVEFSRRFVDAREIKKNARRLMNLHNNEAGRKILEEKMKLECKCHGVSGSCTTKTCWITLPKFREIGYLLKERYGAAVQVEPVHASRLRQPSFLRLKEGRGYQKPTDTDLVYLERSPNYCEEDKATGSTGTRGRLCNGTSAHVDGCKVMCCGRGYDTHHYTRVWQCHCKFHWCCVVKCNTCSEKSQVFTCK; encoded by the exons ATGCTCATCATCTCGTCTCGCAGCGCGCTGCTGTCCGTCTACTATCCGCAGATCTTCCTCATCCTCACCAGCGGTAGCTACCT GACGTTGTCATCCGTGGTAGCTCTGGGCGCCAACATCATCTGCAACAAGATACCGGGCCTGGCACCCCGTCAGCGTGCCCTCTGTCAGAGCCGACCGGACGCCATCATCGTCATCGGGGAAGGCGCCCAGCTGGGCATCAACGAGTGCCAGTACCAATTCCGGTACGGGCGCTGGAACTGCTCGGCCCTGGGCGAGAGGACTGTCTTCGGACAAGAGCTGAGAGTAG GTAGCCGGGAGGCGGCCTTCACGTATGCCATCACAGCTGCAGGCGTGGCACATGCGGTGACCACGGCGTGTAGTCAGGGCAACCTGAGCCAGTGCGGCTGCGACCGCGAGAAGCAGGGCTACCACCACCGCGAGGAGGGCTGGAAATGGGGCGGCTGCTCGGCCGACGTCAAGTACGGCGTGGAGTTCTCGCGCCGCTTCGTGGATGCCCGCGAGATCAAGAAAAATGCCCGGCGCCTAATGAACCTGCACAACAATGAGGCAGGGCGGAAG ATCCTGGAAGAGAAGATGAAGCTGGAGTGCAAGTGCCACGGAGTTTCGGGTTCCTGCACCACAAAAACCTGCTGGATTACCCTGCCCAAATTCCGAGAGATTGGTTACCTGCTAAAGGAACGATACGGCGCCGCCGTTCAAGTGGAGCCGGTCCACGCCTCCCGCCTCCGCCAGCCTTCCTTTCTACGCCTGAAAGAAGGCCGGGGCTACCAGAAGCCCACTGACACCGACCTGGTGTACCTGGAGCGCTCGCCCAACTACTGCGAGGAGGACAAGGCCACGGGGAGCACGGGCACGCGGGGTCGACTCTGCAATGGCACGTCGGCACACGTGGACGGTTGCAAGGTGATGTGTTGCGGCCGGGGCTACGACACGCACCACTACACGCGGGTCTGGCAGTGCCACTGCAAGTTCCACTGGTGCTGCGTGGTCAAGTGCAACACCTGCAGTGAGAAATCGCAAGTTTTTACCTGCAAGTAG
- the wnt7ba gene encoding protein Wnt-7b isoform X3, whose product MRNHAHHLVSQRAAVRLLSADLPHPHQRTLSSVVALGANIICNKIPGLAPRQRALCQSRPDAIIVIGEGAQLGINECQYQFRYGRWNCSALGERTVFGQELRVGSREAAFTYAITAAGVAHAVTTACSQGNLSQCGCDREKQGYHHREEGWKWGGCSADVKYGVEFSRRFVDAREIKKNARRLMNLHNNEAGRKILEEKMKLECKCHGVSGSCTTKTCWITLPKFREIGYLLKERYGAAVQVEPVHASRLRQPSFLRLKEGRGYQKPTDTDLVYLERSPNYCEEDKATGSTGTRGRLCNGTSAHVDGCKVMCCGRGYDTHHYTRVWQCHCKFHWCCVVKCNTCSEKSQVFTCK is encoded by the exons ATGCGCAACCATGCTCATCATCTCGTCTCGCAGCGCGCTGCTGTCCGTCTACTATCCGCAGATCTTCCTCATCCTCACCAGCG GACGTTGTCATCCGTGGTAGCTCTGGGCGCCAACATCATCTGCAACAAGATACCGGGCCTGGCACCCCGTCAGCGTGCCCTCTGTCAGAGCCGACCGGACGCCATCATCGTCATCGGGGAAGGCGCCCAGCTGGGCATCAACGAGTGCCAGTACCAATTCCGGTACGGGCGCTGGAACTGCTCGGCCCTGGGCGAGAGGACTGTCTTCGGACAAGAGCTGAGAGTAG GTAGCCGGGAGGCGGCCTTCACGTATGCCATCACAGCTGCAGGCGTGGCACATGCGGTGACCACGGCGTGTAGTCAGGGCAACCTGAGCCAGTGCGGCTGCGACCGCGAGAAGCAGGGCTACCACCACCGCGAGGAGGGCTGGAAATGGGGCGGCTGCTCGGCCGACGTCAAGTACGGCGTGGAGTTCTCGCGCCGCTTCGTGGATGCCCGCGAGATCAAGAAAAATGCCCGGCGCCTAATGAACCTGCACAACAATGAGGCAGGGCGGAAG ATCCTGGAAGAGAAGATGAAGCTGGAGTGCAAGTGCCACGGAGTTTCGGGTTCCTGCACCACAAAAACCTGCTGGATTACCCTGCCCAAATTCCGAGAGATTGGTTACCTGCTAAAGGAACGATACGGCGCCGCCGTTCAAGTGGAGCCGGTCCACGCCTCCCGCCTCCGCCAGCCTTCCTTTCTACGCCTGAAAGAAGGCCGGGGCTACCAGAAGCCCACTGACACCGACCTGGTGTACCTGGAGCGCTCGCCCAACTACTGCGAGGAGGACAAGGCCACGGGGAGCACGGGCACGCGGGGTCGACTCTGCAATGGCACGTCGGCACACGTGGACGGTTGCAAGGTGATGTGTTGCGGCCGGGGCTACGACACGCACCACTACACGCGGGTCTGGCAGTGCCACTGCAAGTTCCACTGGTGCTGCGTGGTCAAGTGCAACACCTGCAGTGAGAAATCGCAAGTTTTTACCTGCAAGTAG